From the Amycolatopsis thermoflava N1165 genome, one window contains:
- a CDS encoding ArsA family ATPase, whose translation MTERLDVDALIDDPTTRIVVCCGSGGVGKTTTAAALALRAAERGRQTVVLTIDPARRLAQALGLRELGNHPRQVSVAGFEPKGELWAMMLDMRRTFDDMVRTHAGPERAEALLANPFYQTISTSFSGTQEYMAMEKLGQLAATDEWDLIVVDTPPSRSALDFLDAPNRLSSALDGRMIRLLTGPAKAGGWGLRKVVSTGFSIFAKAVSTIIGGQLLADASAFMQAFDSMFGGFRERARKTAELLRSEGTSFLVVAAPEPDALREASYFVERLGGENMPLAGLVANRTHPVLADLSATAALSAAEKLESTAPLATAVLQLHADRVALAEREKRLLARFTRAHPGVPLVEVPALPSDVHDIAGLREIGDRLAS comes from the coding sequence ATGACCGAGCGGCTCGACGTCGACGCGTTGATCGACGACCCGACGACGCGGATCGTCGTGTGCTGCGGTTCCGGCGGGGTGGGCAAGACCACCACCGCCGCGGCGCTGGCGTTGCGCGCGGCCGAGCGCGGCCGCCAGACGGTGGTGCTCACGATCGACCCGGCGCGGCGGCTGGCGCAGGCGCTCGGGCTGCGGGAGCTGGGCAACCACCCGCGGCAGGTGTCGGTCGCCGGGTTCGAGCCCAAGGGCGAGCTATGGGCGATGATGCTCGACATGCGGCGCACCTTCGACGACATGGTGCGCACCCACGCCGGCCCGGAACGCGCCGAGGCGCTGCTCGCGAACCCCTTCTACCAGACCATTTCCACGTCGTTCTCCGGCACGCAGGAGTACATGGCGATGGAGAAGCTGGGCCAGCTCGCGGCCACCGACGAGTGGGACCTGATCGTGGTGGACACCCCGCCGAGCCGGTCCGCGCTGGACTTTCTGGACGCGCCGAACCGGCTGTCCAGCGCGCTCGACGGGCGCATGATCCGGCTGCTGACCGGGCCGGCGAAAGCGGGCGGCTGGGGTCTGCGGAAGGTGGTCAGCACCGGGTTCTCGATCTTCGCGAAGGCCGTGTCGACGATCATCGGCGGGCAGCTGCTGGCTGACGCGTCGGCGTTCATGCAGGCCTTCGACAGCATGTTCGGCGGGTTCCGGGAACGCGCCCGCAAGACCGCCGAGCTGCTGCGCTCGGAGGGCACGTCGTTCCTGGTGGTGGCCGCGCCGGAGCCGGACGCCCTGCGCGAGGCGAGCTACTTCGTCGAGCGGCTCGGCGGCGAGAACATGCCGCTGGCCGGGCTGGTCGCGAACCGGACCCACCCGGTGCTGGCGGACCTCTCGGCGACGGCGGCGCTGTCCGCCGCCGAGAAGCTGGAGTCGACCGCCCCGCTGGCCACCGCGGTGCTGCAGCTGCACGCCGACCGGGTGGCGCTGGCGGAACGCGAGAAGCGGCTGCTGGCGCGCTTCACGCGCGCCCATCCCGGAGTCCCCCTCGTCGAGGTGCCCGCGCTCCCCAGCGACGTCCACGACATTGCCGGCCTCCGCGAGATCGGCGACCGACTGGCGTCCTAG
- a CDS encoding ArsA-related P-loop ATPase: MSTPLAGWTDELARARLHFVTGKGGTGKTTMAAALGIALASHGRRVLLVEVEGRQGFAQLFDTEPLPYAEQRIAAVPGGGELRALHIDVEAALLEYFEMFYNLGFAGRTLRRMGAIEFATTLAPGLRDVLLTGKIKECVGRTGPDGRHVYDAVVVDAPPTGRVVKFLDVTKALTDLAKAGPIRGQAEGVVRLLHSEETVVHLVTLLEEMPVRETVEAVAELDGADLRPGAVLVNRVRPPRLPARSISPAADGRVDASRVRSGLASAGLELPDATMDALVAETVEHAIRLAAEQRAREQLAEADLPTLELPEESGGIDLAALYDLAESLTDQGVR; encoded by the coding sequence GTGAGCACACCCCTGGCCGGATGGACCGACGAGCTCGCCCGCGCCCGGTTGCACTTCGTCACCGGCAAGGGCGGCACCGGCAAGACGACCATGGCCGCGGCACTCGGGATCGCGCTGGCCAGCCACGGACGCCGGGTGCTGCTGGTCGAGGTCGAGGGCAGGCAGGGGTTCGCCCAGCTCTTCGACACCGAGCCGCTGCCCTACGCCGAGCAGCGGATCGCGGCGGTGCCCGGTGGCGGTGAGCTGCGGGCGCTGCACATCGACGTGGAAGCGGCGCTGCTCGAGTACTTCGAGATGTTCTACAACCTGGGCTTCGCGGGCCGGACGCTGCGCCGGATGGGGGCGATCGAGTTCGCCACCACGCTCGCGCCGGGCCTGCGGGACGTGCTGCTCACCGGCAAGATCAAGGAGTGCGTCGGGCGGACCGGCCCGGACGGCAGGCACGTCTACGACGCGGTCGTGGTCGACGCGCCGCCGACCGGCCGCGTGGTCAAGTTCCTCGACGTCACAAAGGCGCTGACCGACCTGGCGAAGGCGGGCCCGATCCGCGGCCAGGCCGAGGGCGTCGTGCGGCTGCTGCACTCCGAGGAGACGGTCGTGCACCTGGTGACGCTCCTGGAGGAGATGCCGGTGCGCGAGACCGTGGAGGCGGTGGCCGAGCTGGACGGCGCCGACCTGCGGCCGGGCGCGGTACTGGTCAACCGGGTGCGGCCGCCGCGGCTGCCCGCCCGGTCGATCTCGCCTGCCGCGGACGGTCGGGTGGACGCCTCGCGGGTGCGCAGCGGGCTGGCCTCGGCCGGGCTCGAACTGCCCGACGCCACCATGGACGCGCTGGTCGCGGAGACCGTCGAGCACGCGATCCGGCTCGCCGCCGAGCAGCGGGCGCGGGAGCAGCTCGCCGAGGCGGACCTGCCGACGCTGGAGCTGCCGGAGGAGTCCGGCGGTATCGACCTCGCCGCGCTGTACGACCTCGCGGAGTCGCTGACCGACCAAGGGGTGCGCTGA
- a CDS encoding DUF4177 domain-containing protein, which translates to MSATKWEYATVPLLIHATKQILDQWGEDGWELVTVLPNPSGEQHVAYLKRAKA; encoded by the coding sequence ATGAGCGCCACGAAGTGGGAGTACGCCACGGTTCCGTTGCTGATCCACGCGACCAAGCAGATCCTCGACCAGTGGGGCGAGGACGGCTGGGAGCTGGTGACCGTGCTGCCGAACCCGAGCGGGGAGCAGCACGTCGCCTACCTCAAGCGGGCCAAGGCATGA